The window ACGCGCAGGAGCGGCAGGTCGCGCTCGACCGGTACGCGGCGATCAAAGGCTAGGGCCGCAACGCGTCCCGCAGTTTGAGGCGGGAGCCGGTGCGCAGCGCGGCGCCCGCGTAGATGCGTCCGCCGAGCCAGGCGAGTCCGGCGACCGAGACCAGCGTCAACGCCATCGCCAGGGCGACCTGCCAGCCCGCCACGGCGTCGAGCGCGATCCGGCCGGGCATGAGGATCGGGGCGAACGGCGGCAGCAGCGACAACACCGTCGTCGCCGTCCCGCTGGGGGCCCGCGACAGCAGGCCGAAGCCGAGGACGAAGGCCAGCACCAGCACCATGGTCACCGGCAGCAGCACGGCCTGCGTCTCCTCCTGGCGGGACACCAGCGAGCCCGCCGAGGCGAAAACCGTGGCGTAGAACAGATATCCGAGCAGATACCAGACCAGGCCCCAGACCAGCGTGCTCGTGGCGGCGCCGGTGATCGTCAGGACGTCGGTGGCGGTCGCGAGGACCAGGCCGACCGTGCCGATCACCGCGAACTGGGTCAGGCCGACCAGGCCGAGGCCGAGCACCTTGCCCAGCAGCAGCTGCCACGGCCGGACCGTGGCGAGCAGGATCTCCACGACCCGGCTCGACTTCTCCTCCACGACCCCTTGCGCCACCATCGTTCCGTACAGCAACAAAGCCATGTAGAGCATCGCCACGATGACCAGGGCGACCGCGAGCCGCTGGTCGTGGTTCGGGTCCGTGGGGCCCAGCGCCCGCACGTCGACCGTCGCGTCGGCCACGGTCGCCAGGACCTGGTCGGGGTCGAGGTCTTCCACCGCGGCGAGCTGGGCGCGCAGGACTTGCTCCTGCACCAACGTGTTCAGCGCTTTGCGCAGGTCTTCGTCGAGGTTCTCCCGGACCAGCACCCGCAATGCCGATGGCGCGCCGCTGACGAGCACGTCGAGTTCGCCGTCGGCCACCATCGCCTCGCCCTTGGCGAGGTCGTCGACGGTGCTGGTGCGCACGGTGAAGCGCGCCGCCTCCGC is drawn from Actinokineospora alba and contains these coding sequences:
- a CDS encoding ABC transporter permease; protein product: MTGRELSASRTVWLVARRELNTRLRTKSFLIGTAVSLAVLIGFVLMQSTLFAGESTSRVGLSGQATSIAGRLAAEAEAARFTVRTSTVDDLAKGEAMVADGELDVLVSGAPSALRVLVRENLDEDLRKALNTLVQEQVLRAQLAAVEDLDPDQVLATVADATVDVRALGPTDPNHDQRLAVALVIVAMLYMALLLYGTMVAQGVVEEKSSRVVEILLATVRPWQLLLGKVLGLGLVGLTQFAVIGTVGLVLATATDVLTITGAATSTLVWGLVWYLLGYLFYATVFASAGSLVSRQEETQAVLLPVTMVLVLAFVLGFGLLSRAPSGTATTVLSLLPPFAPILMPGRIALDAVAGWQVALAMALTLVSVAGLAWLGGRIYAGAALRTGSRLKLRDALRP